In Rhizobium jaguaris, a single window of DNA contains:
- a CDS encoding ABC transporter ATP-binding protein produces the protein MSGLTIKNVRKSYGAVDIIHGVDVDISDGEFVILVGPSGCGKSTLLRMIAGLEDITGGEISIGGRVVNNLPPKDRDIAMVFQNYALYPQMTVAQNMGFALELAGAKRPEIEKKVGEAAQILGLQPLLGRKPAQLSGGQRQRVAMGRAIVRDPKVFLFDEPLSNLDAKLRVKMRAEIKALHQRLKTTIVYVTHDQIEAMTMADKIVVLQGGKVEQIGTPLELYDRPRNVFVAGFLGSPAMNFLEGRLTGGPKPTLVLPTGTSVELVNAPAQADGRDVIIGIRPEDISFATDGGVPATVTVVEPTGSETHVALEVEGKEITWVMRERAELTPNQTVKLSLKSPNIHFFDKVTQQRL, from the coding sequence ATGTCCGGATTGACCATCAAGAACGTCAGGAAATCCTACGGAGCAGTGGATATCATCCATGGCGTCGACGTGGACATTTCGGACGGCGAATTCGTCATTCTCGTCGGGCCATCGGGTTGCGGCAAGTCAACGCTTCTGCGGATGATCGCGGGATTGGAGGACATCACAGGCGGCGAGATCTCGATCGGTGGCCGCGTGGTCAACAATCTGCCGCCGAAGGACCGCGACATCGCGATGGTCTTCCAGAACTATGCGCTTTATCCGCAGATGACGGTCGCCCAGAATATGGGCTTTGCGCTGGAGCTTGCCGGCGCGAAGCGTCCCGAGATCGAAAAGAAAGTCGGCGAGGCGGCACAGATCCTCGGACTTCAGCCACTGCTGGGGCGCAAACCTGCGCAGCTTTCCGGCGGCCAGCGTCAGCGTGTCGCCATGGGACGCGCTATCGTACGCGATCCGAAAGTTTTCTTGTTCGATGAACCGCTTTCCAACCTCGATGCCAAATTGCGCGTCAAGATGCGCGCCGAAATCAAGGCGCTGCACCAGCGGCTGAAGACGACGATCGTCTACGTCACGCACGACCAGATCGAAGCGATGACGATGGCCGACAAGATCGTCGTGCTGCAGGGCGGGAAAGTCGAGCAGATCGGAACACCGCTTGAGCTCTACGATCGGCCTAGAAATGTGTTCGTGGCGGGCTTCCTTGGGTCGCCGGCGATGAATTTCCTGGAAGGGCGGCTGACGGGCGGTCCAAAGCCGACCCTCGTATTGCCGACCGGCACGTCCGTCGAACTCGTGAACGCGCCGGCGCAAGCGGATGGCAGGGACGTGATCATCGGCATTCGTCCGGAAGATATATCTTTTGCGACCGACGGCGGCGTGCCGGCAACCGTCACCGTGGTTGAGCCAACCGGATCCGAGACCCATGTAGCCTTGGAGGTGGAAGGCAAGGAAATCACTTGGGTCATGAGAGAACGCGCCGAGTTGACGCCGAACCAAACGGTGAAGCTTTCTCTTAAATCGCCGAATATTCACTTCTTCGACAAGGTTACCCAGCAACGCTTGTAG
- a CDS encoding DUF5060 domain-containing protein codes for MSNATVEKWGVFEAAFNGPSGGNPYLDVTFDAVFSQNSREIRVPGFYDGDGVYRIRFMPDNEGEWSFRTRSKTAELNGKTGSFVATKPSEGNHGPVHVRNKFHFAYADGKPFLSFGTTCYAWTHQPLEMQARTLKTLKKSRFNKIRMGVFPKDYPYNVNEPLYPCFEKGADGKEDFDRPNPVLFRHFEKQVAALCELGIEADIIMFHPYDRWGYADMSAEQDFRYVAYLAARLAAYRNVWWALANEYDFLLDTKPLPQWDRYFHILEENDPYGHLKSIHNGEPSMNFDHRKPWVTHTCIQNWDVKRTQEWREAYGKPVVNDEPEYEGNIVQSWGNLTAQELVHRFWITVTRGGYAGHGETYSHPQDLIWWAKGGELRGEAWKRIGFLRDLLEQDVVNGLEPMASFGEWPWTRVSGARDGDLRYIYLGEHQPVIWSTGLPLDGTDYDVDIIDTWEMTITPAKKVEAPIPHPTRHGAIVRGGKADAAFGVELPGRPYQALRIRKKH; via the coding sequence GCCGCGAGATCCGCGTACCCGGCTTCTACGATGGCGACGGCGTGTATCGCATTCGCTTCATGCCCGACAATGAAGGGGAATGGTCGTTCCGCACGCGTTCGAAGACGGCGGAGTTGAATGGCAAGACCGGTTCGTTTGTCGCGACCAAGCCGTCTGAGGGTAACCACGGCCCGGTGCACGTGCGCAACAAGTTCCACTTCGCCTATGCCGACGGCAAACCTTTCCTCTCGTTCGGCACGACCTGCTATGCCTGGACGCATCAGCCGCTGGAGATGCAGGCCCGGACGCTTAAGACGCTGAAGAAATCGCGCTTCAACAAGATCCGCATGGGCGTATTCCCGAAGGACTATCCCTATAACGTCAACGAGCCGCTTTATCCCTGCTTCGAAAAGGGCGCCGATGGCAAAGAGGATTTCGATCGGCCGAACCCTGTTCTCTTCCGGCATTTCGAAAAGCAGGTGGCCGCGCTCTGCGAGCTTGGTATCGAAGCCGACATCATCATGTTCCACCCCTACGATCGCTGGGGTTATGCCGACATGTCGGCCGAGCAGGATTTCCGCTACGTCGCCTATCTTGCGGCGCGCCTTGCAGCCTATCGCAACGTCTGGTGGGCTCTTGCCAACGAGTATGATTTCCTCCTGGACACCAAGCCGCTGCCGCAGTGGGACCGCTATTTCCACATCCTCGAAGAGAACGATCCCTACGGCCACCTGAAGTCCATCCATAACGGCGAGCCGTCGATGAACTTCGATCATCGCAAGCCCTGGGTGACGCACACCTGCATCCAGAACTGGGATGTGAAGCGGACGCAGGAATGGCGCGAAGCCTATGGCAAGCCGGTCGTCAACGACGAGCCGGAATACGAGGGCAACATCGTCCAGTCCTGGGGCAACCTGACGGCGCAGGAACTGGTGCATCGCTTCTGGATCACGGTAACGCGCGGCGGGTATGCAGGCCATGGCGAAACCTATTCGCATCCGCAAGATCTGATCTGGTGGGCCAAGGGCGGCGAACTGCGCGGCGAAGCATGGAAGCGCATCGGTTTCCTGCGCGACCTGCTGGAGCAGGATGTCGTCAACGGCCTCGAGCCGATGGCATCGTTCGGCGAATGGCCTTGGACGCGCGTTTCCGGCGCACGCGACGGCGACCTTCGCTATATCTATCTCGGCGAACATCAGCCCGTCATCTGGTCCACGGGCTTGCCGCTGGATGGAACCGACTATGACGTCGACATCATCGACACATGGGAGATGACGATCACGCCGGCGAAAAAGGTGGAGGCACCGATTCCGCATCCGACGCGGCACGGCGCGATCGTGCGCGGTGGCAAGGCGGATGCCGCCTTCGGCGTGGAGCTGCCGGGCAGACCATACCAGGCGCTGCGTATCCGCAAGAAGCACTGA